The sequence below is a genomic window from Haemophilus pittmaniae.
CTAAACCAATTGCACTCTTCACCGCACCGGAACGTGCTCCGCCAGCCTCGGTAATGCCTAAATGCAACGGTTGCTTAATCGCTTTGGCCAATAAACGATAGGATTCTACCGCTAAAAAAACATCGGAAGCTTTCACACTGACTTTAAATTGATCGAAATTCAGACGATCCAAAATGTCCACGTGACGCAATGCAGATTCCAACAGCGCTTGCGGCGTTGGTTCTCCATATTTTTCCTGAATATCCTTTTCTAGCGAGCCGGCATTGATCCCGATACGAATAGGAATATTTTTATCACGGGCACAATCCACTACCGCACGAATACGATCTTCACGTCCAATATTGCCCGGATTGATACGCAAACAATCCACGCCATATTCAGCCACCTTTAAAGCGATACGATAATCAAAATGAATATCCGCCACCAAAGGTACGTTAACTTGCTGCTTGATTAATTTAAATGCTTCGGCAGCATCCATCGTTGGCACGGAAACCCGCACAATATCGGCGCCAACACGTTCCAATGCTTTAATTTGCGCAACGGTAGCGTCCACATCGGTAGTGCGGGTATTTGTCATGGATTGTACGGCAATCGGAGCGTCACCGCCCACAGGCACATTGCCGACATAAATTTTGGTCGATTCACGACGCTTTATGGTTGGTTTTACAGCAGACATATTGATTAGAATTAAGGTAATTTGAATTTAGCAATACGGCCATCTACTTTTAATGGATAGTCGTTGCCTTTGTAAGTGATACGGACATTACCCGGTGCACCAATAATTACGGCATAATCTTCACCGTTAAAACTCAAGGTTTCACCTTGTTTATATTCTTTTTGCGCCAATACTTTACGGTTTTTATCTTTTACGCTAATCCAGCTGGAATTTTTGGTAATTTCAATCACCAAGTCCCCTTGTGCTGCCGGTGGCGGTGGCAATAACGCCGGTTCTTCTACTTTAGCAGTTGTTTCAACATTAGCGGTATTATCCGTGTTAAAGCTCTCCCCTTTCGGTAATACATTACTATTGTCGCTTTCGCTATTTGAAGTAGGTACTGTATTTGATTGGGCATTAAGTGGAGCATTATCCGTTGTGGTATCGTTTTGAACTACCGGTGGTATAGAGGTCTCAGCATTCACAGAGGATGCTTCATTACTCGTAGTAAGTGGAATTGCTACCGAATTACCGCTATCTGATACAGTTGGTGTAGCTGCGGAATCCTGACTAGCAACATAATTTTGTACCAAATTATCCCGTTCTTTATTGGATTGTTGGTAGTTTTGCCACCACCAAAGACCGGTCATCCCAGCAACTACCAATAAAACCAATACGGTTAAAGTGCCGACCCAACGATTGTGGCCGGAATACTGATTCACCGAACGGGTAGCACGGGCATTTTTACCTAAATCATTTTTTTGGCTCTCACCGAATGCCACATCCGCCCAAGCACTATCGGGTAAACGTAGGAATTTTGCATAACTTCTAACATAGCCTCTTACGAAGGTAGAAGGCACATTTTTTTGCACAAATTCATTATTTTCGAGCTGTTGCAGAATGCTTGGGCGCAAGCGGATTTCCTTAGCAACATCTTCAAGGGATAAATTAAGCGCCTCACGGGCCTGTTTTAATTGTTCGCCAAAGGAAAGTTTCACTTCAGCTGATTCAGTTGTACTCATAAAATTAGGCTAATTAAGGAAAAAAATTGACTGCAGGATTGTAAAGATCAACGCTCCCTTTGGCAATGATTTATTTGGCTTGAGTCAGTTTTTGCGCCCTTGCGACATCCATCTTTTGCAGCTTATTGAAAGATTCTTGGTAGCGTTCCTGCTGTCCTGCCGCTTGGGCACAAAGCGTCATATTTTCTAGGGTATCCGTCTGATGATAATAATTGGCGGAAATCAGCGCCTGATTGAATTGCTCAAAGGCTTTTTCATACTCGCCTTGGGCACATAAAAAAGCACCATAATTATTATGTACGTCACCCTGTGAAGCATCCAATTTCAAGGCTTGATTAAACTCACGACGGGCATTCTCATTATCTCCCTGCAAGCGGTAAAAATGCGCCAACGCAGAATGTACCAAATAATAATTCGGTGCATGAACCAAAGCTCTATCTAAATTCAGCTTGGCCTGCACCAAATCATTTTGCTGCAAATACCCCAATGCCAGCTCGACCCGCGCTTTGGCTGCCTGTTGCTTATCAAAATCCAAATGATGTTGAGTAACACAAGCACTTAATAAAAATACAGCTACGATAGTCGCATATTTTTTAGAGATTAAATCCATTTTCATTTTCTATCCTTAGATATCATTTAATTGACCGCAGTCACTTCAATGCCTTGGCCAAACTTGCGTTTCATCGCTGTACGTTTAGTACGATCAATCACCTCACCGGCAAGCTGTCCACAAGCAGCATCAATATCATCACCACGGGTTTTACGCACAATCACGGTAAATCCATATTCCATTAAAGTTTTTTGGAATCGGTCCACCCGGCTATTAGAGCTCTTGCCGTAAGGTGCTTCCGGGAACGGATTCCATGGAATAAGATTGATTTTACATGGCGTATTTTTTAACACTTCAGCTAATTGATGGGCATGTTCAGTGCCATCATTCACATGATCAAGCAATACATATTCAATGGTCACTTTGCCATGATTAGCATTAGATACTTCTAAATATTTATGCACCGAATCCATCAACATTTTAATGTTATATTTTTTATTGATTGGCATGATTTCATCACGCAATTCATCATTCGGTGCATGCAGAGAGATTGCCAATGCTACGTCAATTTTTTCGCGCATCATATCTAATGCCGGCACAACCCCAGAGGTTGAGAGTGTGACACGGCGTTTAGATAAGCCATAGGCAAAGTCATCCAACATGATTTCCATGGCTGGAATCACGTTATTCATATTTAACAATGGCTCGCCCATGCCCATCATCACCACATTCGTAATTGGGCGAACACCGGTAACCCCAAAGTTTCCAATGATTTTAGAGGCGCGCCATACCTGGCCGATAATTTCCGAGACGGTTAAGTTACGGTTAAATCCTTGCTGCGCGGTTGAACAGAAAGTACAAGCCAGCGCACAACCTACTTGAGAAGAAACACATAGCGTTGCACGATCCGCTTCCGGAATATATACGGTTTCAATTTGTTGGTCACCAACCTGCATTGCCCATTTGATCGTGCCATCGGAGGAACGCTGTTCCACCGCAACTTCTGGCGCCTTGATCTCTGCTACAGCTTTTAGTTTTTCTCTTAATTTTTTATTGATATTGGTCATATTGTCGAAGTTGTCTTCGCCAAAATGATAAATCCATTTGACTAATTGATCGGCGCGAAAAGGCTTTTCACCTAGTTCTTGAAAGAAATCCCGCATTTGTTGGCGGGTTAAATCCATAAGGTTAATTTTTTTACTATTTAATGAAGGGGTTTGTTCTAACATAAGGCCTCGTTATTACACATTACGGCGCGTCGTCAATGGCCTTAGCCATGGCGCACAAAAATGAGCGCCGATTGTACAGATTTGCCCATCAATACGCCAGCAGAATTCCTGCAAGTTGCTCTATGAATCGTATTTTTCATTCGAACAACAAAAAATAATTTTCGTCCATCAGTTAATGCCATCTTTAAATTAGGCTATCCCAATAATTTATCAAATCAATAGATTTAATAATAATTCTCATTTTAAATACATAAAAAAAAGGGTATTATTCGGCGCCAACTATATTTTCTTTCAAGGGAGACTCTATGAAGTATTTACTCAAGAACCTATCGATTGTCGTGCTAGGTTTAGCCGCCTTACAAGCCGAAGCGAAGTTTAAAGTTGTTACCACATTTACCATTATTCAAGATATCGCACAAAATGTTGCAGGCGATGCCGCGACGGTAGAATCCATCACCAAACCGGGCGCTGAAATCCATGAGTATGAACCGACGCCTAAAGATATTGTAAAAGCCCAATCAGCTGATTTAATTTTATGGAATGGACTAAATTTAGAGCGTTGGTTTGAGCGTTTCTTCCAAAATATCAAAGACAAACCAGCCTTTGTGGTAACCGAAGGCATCACACCACTTTCT
It includes:
- a CDS encoding bifunctional tRNA (adenosine(37)-C2)-methyltransferase TrmG/ribosomal RNA large subunit methyltransferase RlmN, with protein sequence MLEQTPSLNSKKINLMDLTRQQMRDFFQELGEKPFRADQLVKWIYHFGEDNFDNMTNINKKLREKLKAVAEIKAPEVAVEQRSSDGTIKWAMQVGDQQIETVYIPEADRATLCVSSQVGCALACTFCSTAQQGFNRNLTVSEIIGQVWRASKIIGNFGVTGVRPITNVVMMGMGEPLLNMNNVIPAMEIMLDDFAYGLSKRRVTLSTSGVVPALDMMREKIDVALAISLHAPNDELRDEIMPINKKYNIKMLMDSVHKYLEVSNANHGKVTIEYVLLDHVNDGTEHAHQLAEVLKNTPCKINLIPWNPFPEAPYGKSSNSRVDRFQKTLMEYGFTVIVRKTRGDDIDAACGQLAGEVIDRTKRTAMKRKFGQGIEVTAVN
- the ispG gene encoding flavodoxin-dependent (E)-4-hydroxy-3-methylbut-2-enyl-diphosphate synthase, producing MSAVKPTIKRRESTKIYVGNVPVGGDAPIAVQSMTNTRTTDVDATVAQIKALERVGADIVRVSVPTMDAAEAFKLIKQQVNVPLVADIHFDYRIALKVAEYGVDCLRINPGNIGREDRIRAVVDCARDKNIPIRIGINAGSLEKDIQEKYGEPTPQALLESALRHVDILDRLNFDQFKVSVKASDVFLAVESYRLLAKAIKQPLHLGITEAGGARSGAVKSAIGLGLLLSEGIGDTLRVSLAADPVEEIKVGFDILKSLRIRSRGINFIACPTCSRQEFDVIGTVNALEQRLEDIITPMDVSIIGCVVNGPGEALVSDLGVTGGNKKSGYYLDGERQKERFDNESIIDQLEAKIRAKVAQQDPKNRII
- the pilW gene encoding type IV pilus biogenesis/stability protein PilW, producing the protein MDLISKKYATIVAVFLLSACVTQHHLDFDKQQAAKARVELALGYLQQNDLVQAKLNLDRALVHAPNYYLVHSALAHFYRLQGDNENARREFNQALKLDASQGDVHNNYGAFLCAQGEYEKAFEQFNQALISANYYHQTDTLENMTLCAQAAGQQERYQESFNKLQKMDVARAQKLTQAK
- a CDS encoding RodZ domain-containing protein, with protein sequence MSTTESAEVKLSFGEQLKQAREALNLSLEDVAKEIRLRPSILQQLENNEFVQKNVPSTFVRGYVRSYAKFLRLPDSAWADVAFGESQKNDLGKNARATRSVNQYSGHNRWVGTLTVLVLLVVAGMTGLWWWQNYQQSNKERDNLVQNYVASQDSAATPTVSDSGNSVAIPLTTSNEASSVNAETSIPPVVQNDTTTDNAPLNAQSNTVPTSNSESDNSNVLPKGESFNTDNTANVETTAKVEEPALLPPPPAAQGDLVIEITKNSSWISVKDKNRKVLAQKEYKQGETLSFNGEDYAVIIGAPGNVRITYKGNDYPLKVDGRIAKFKLP